A stretch of the Lolium perenne isolate Kyuss_39 chromosome 3, Kyuss_2.0, whole genome shotgun sequence genome encodes the following:
- the LOC127345856 gene encoding xylan glycosyltransferase MUCI21, with protein sequence MASTLPDTTKSLGVHTAVEDGSGGGKKPIRWPGFVHFFFLLSVVMCALVYAPRFLAPSFTSVAGVDFFKPRPSPLGRVAEEQVRGVGGGGANGVEDALVLDNQVNSPCASMPSHGICCDRSDFNTDVCFMSGDVRTDAASLSFLLFPPPHATPNASVHDKEERIRPYTRKWERHLMERIHEVRLRPARPEEAASSEKHRCDVVHDAPALVMTAGGYTGNLFHAFNDAFLPAWLTVQHLRRRVVVAVLAYNPWWAGTFRELVSGLSDHHVIDILHDKRTHCFPAGAIVGTRFHGVLAVDPARTRDNRTLVDFHSFLSRAYNEDNTPEHATPPQQQRRPRLGIFSRKGTRVIENEAAVARLATSVGYDVSILETANGAPLSSEYAAVSACDVLAGVHGADLTKLLFLRPGRAALLQVAPLGVTPIARGCYAAACGMMEVHYEQYDVVANESSLSRRYAADDVVVADPEKAKQGKGWDLVKQIYLSGQNVSLDLDRFGDALRKLHTRALRLPVAP encoded by the coding sequence ATGGCCTCCACGCTCCCCGACACAACGAAGAGCCTCGGCGTCCACACCGCGGTGGAGGATGGGAGCGGCGGTGGCAAGAAGCCCATTAGGTGGCCGGGGTTCgtccacttcttcttcctcctttccgTCGTCATGTGCGCGCTCGTCTACGCCCCGCGGTTCCTGGCGCCTTCTTTCACTTCCGTCGCCGGCGTCGACTTCTTCAAGCCGCGGCCGTCTCCGTTGGGTAGAGTAGCAGAAGAACAAGTACGAggcgtcggcggtggcggcgccaaCGGGGTGGAAGACGCGCTGGTTCTCGACAATCAGGTGAATTCCCCGTGCGCGTCGATGCCCAGCCACGGCATATGTTGCGACCGCTCCGACTTCAACACCGACGTCTGCTTCATGTCCGGCGACGTGCGCACGGACGCCGCCTCGCTCTCGTTCCTGCTCTTCCCGCCGCCGCACGCCACGCCCAACGCCAGCGTGCACGACAAGGAGGAGCGGATCCGGCCCTACACGCGCAAGTGGGAGCGGCACCTGATGGAGAGGATCCACGAGGTGCGGCTCCGTCCCGCCCGGCCAGAGGAGGCGGCGTCGTCCGAGAAGCACCGGTGCGACGTGGTCCACGACGCGCCGGCGCTGGTGATGACGGCGGGCGGGTACACGGGCAACCTGTTCCACGCCTTCAACGACGCGTTCCTGCCGGCGTGGCTGACGGTGCAGCACCTCCGCCGCCGCGTCGTTGTCGCCGTCCTCGCGTACAACCCGTGGTGGGCCGGCACGTTCCGGGAGCTCGTCTCAGGCCTCtcggaccaccacgtcatcgacatCCTCCACGACAAGCGGACGCACTGCTTCCCAGCTGGTGCGATCGTTGGGACACGCTTCCACGGcgtcctcgccgtcgaccccGCGAGGACACGGGACAACCGGACACTCGTCGACTTCCACAGCTTCCTCTCGCGCGCATACAACGAGGACAACACGCCGGAGCACGCCACACCGCCCCAGCAGCAGCGGCGTCCGAGGCTTGGGATCTTCTCGCGGAAGGGCACGCGGGTGATCGAGAACGAGGCGGCGGTGGCGCGGCTCGCGACGTCGGTGGGGTACGACGTGTCGATCCTCGAGACGGCGAACGGCGCACCGTTGTCGTCGGAGTACGCGGCGGTGAGCGCGTGCGACGTGCTGGCCGGCGTACATGGCGCCGATCTGACCAAGCTCCTGTTCCTCCGCCCGGGCAGGGCCGCGTTGCTCCAGGTGGCCCCGCTCGGGGTAACGCCGATCGCGCGGGGTTGCTACGCGGCGGCGTGTGGCATGATGGAGGTCCACTACGAGCAGTACGACGTGGTGGCGAACGAGAGCTCGCTGAGCCGGAGGTATGCCGCCGACGACGTGGTGGTGGCCGATCCGGAGAAGGCGAAGCAAGGGAAGGGGTGGGACCTCGTGAAACAGATCTACCTCAGCGGCCAGAACGTGAGCCTCGATTTGGACAGGTTCGGAGACGCGCTGAGGAAGTTGCACACCCGCGCCCTCAGGCTGCCGGTGGCGCCGTAG